The following proteins are encoded in a genomic region of Planococcus lenghuensis:
- a CDS encoding DUF2200 family protein, with amino-acid sequence MDASVSFFGNGRFFYCSRKEIKGVIYGVRVEDIEEPVMQEIRYLDKLIDELAKGKAMEKILREPAK; translated from the coding sequence ATTGATGCGTCCGTTTCCTTTTTTGGAAATGGGCGCTTTTTTTATTGCTCAAGGAAAGAGATCAAAGGCGTCATTTACGGCGTGCGAGTGGAAGATATCGAAGAACCGGTGATGCAGGAAATTCGTTACTTGGATAAGCTGATCGACGAGCTGGCCAAAGGGAAAGCGATGGAGAAGATTTTGCGGGAGCCGGCGAAATAG